One genomic region from Streptomyces sp. NBC_00582 encodes:
- the tgmB gene encoding ATP-grasp ribosomal peptide maturase, translating to MTVLILTCEEDVTADMVVVHLNAAGVPVVRLDPADLTSTVALSGEYVHGAFRGHLSSAGRLVSLDGLRSVWVRRPGVAAARAAQPSAWLTEEASQALYGMLRGTGVRWMNHPDASVRARHKPWQLRLAQRSGLPVPATLITTFPQAARDFAERYPDLVVKPVSGAHPQDPPRAVPTTRVPPGADFAAVAYGPTLLQRRVAKRADIRLTAVGERILAARKDTAPGADPDVVDVRYAPSTTPWRPADVPPRLADAVRTYLREAELAYGAFDFAEDADGTWWFLECNQSGQFGFVEVDTGQPIARTIAEWLAGPAPIPGPRSADRCGSAAS from the coding sequence ATGACCGTGCTCATCCTGACCTGCGAAGAGGACGTCACGGCGGACATGGTGGTCGTGCACCTGAACGCCGCGGGCGTCCCGGTCGTCCGGCTCGATCCGGCCGATCTGACCAGCACCGTCGCCCTGTCGGGCGAGTACGTCCACGGTGCGTTCCGGGGTCATCTGTCCTCGGCCGGCCGGCTGGTGAGCCTGGACGGACTGCGGTCCGTGTGGGTGCGCCGGCCGGGCGTCGCGGCGGCGCGGGCGGCCCAGCCGTCCGCATGGCTCACGGAAGAGGCCTCGCAGGCCCTCTACGGCATGCTCCGGGGCACCGGCGTGCGCTGGATGAACCATCCGGACGCGTCCGTGCGCGCCCGGCACAAGCCGTGGCAGCTGCGGCTCGCGCAGCGCAGCGGGCTGCCCGTGCCCGCGACCCTCATCACGACCTTCCCGCAGGCGGCGCGGGATTTCGCGGAGCGCTACCCGGACCTGGTGGTCAAGCCGGTGTCCGGGGCGCATCCGCAGGACCCGCCGCGCGCGGTCCCCACCACCAGGGTGCCGCCCGGCGCCGACTTCGCGGCCGTGGCCTACGGTCCGACGCTGCTGCAGCGCCGGGTGGCCAAGCGGGCCGACATCCGGCTGACCGCGGTGGGCGAGCGGATCCTCGCCGCCCGCAAGGACACGGCCCCGGGCGCCGACCCGGACGTGGTGGACGTGCGGTACGCGCCCTCCACCACGCCGTGGCGCCCCGCCGACGTACCGCCCCGGCTCGCCGACGCCGTACGGACGTATCTGCGCGAGGCGGAACTGGCCTACGGCGCCTTCGACTTCGCGGAGGACGCCGACGGCACCTGGTGGTTCCTGGAGTGCAACCAGTCCGGGCAGTTCGGCTTCGTGGAGGTGGACACCGGTCAGCCGATCGCGCGCACCATAGCGGAGTGGCTGGCCGGCCCCGCCCCGATACCGGGCCCCCGGTCCGCCGACCGGTGCGGCTCGGCGGCCTCCTGA
- a CDS encoding DUF5133 domain-containing protein has protein sequence MIVPDPKVARTLLTRYATLRIAQAERERPETARELRDVTYTLCVLMGTSDVEEALAAADALLASRGAAAGEGLSLAV, from the coding sequence GTGATCGTTCCGGACCCCAAGGTCGCCAGGACGTTGCTGACCCGGTACGCGACGCTGAGGATCGCTCAGGCGGAGCGGGAGCGGCCGGAGACGGCCCGGGAACTGCGTGACGTGACCTACACGCTCTGTGTCCTGATGGGCACGTCCGACGTGGAGGAGGCGCTCGCCGCGGCGGACGCCCTCCTCGCCTCGCGGGGTGCGGCGGCCGGCGAGGGGTTGTCGCTCGCCGTCTGA
- a CDS encoding PucR family transcriptional regulator, with protein MNDEEDTRMDEAPPAAVTLRSLLAFEDGDALRLLCAPDAPDTAVRRIAVGLDDLSPGQEGALLLAVGAPPDAGTVREAARRGAVAVVLGAADERLVPVARGAGVALLVRAEGTDWAETAALLRSALSYAGVGRDAGEPPHGPQAASSLAVLAARVAAYVKGSITVEDTRLRVLAHSATGDGADALRRTVILGGRVPDWRVAELRRSGLLRALWTSPDVIHRPADGDSPERLVVAVRSGREVLGSIWAAADGGALAPDAARHLRTAAALAAPLLVRERLRESGTAHRRETALRGLLHGLGDRRTHAWSLGLSPDAPCAVVVAERRSAGPADDRSLDLLVLEMSAHRPGTGVLREGDRLALLLTGEGTAGDHERTVRSVARDLDAALSSLPDAGAVWLGVGPVVPPERAAASHERAVLVVRALREREARALAAGRPRPARFSDAAGVGASLEVLRVLDAARPVWESGEGPVPELVRSDLASGGELLRTLAVWFEAGHDVREAARRLLVHPNTLRYRLGRVGERYGVDLDDPDTRLLLALAVRLAVPPPG; from the coding sequence GTGAACGACGAGGAGGACACCCGGATGGACGAGGCGCCCCCGGCCGCCGTGACGCTCCGCTCCCTGTTGGCCTTCGAGGACGGTGACGCGCTGCGCCTGCTGTGCGCGCCCGACGCTCCCGACACCGCGGTCCGGCGGATCGCGGTCGGCCTGGACGATCTGAGCCCGGGCCAGGAGGGTGCCCTGCTGCTGGCCGTGGGGGCGCCGCCGGACGCCGGGACCGTCCGGGAGGCCGCCCGGCGGGGTGCGGTCGCCGTCGTGCTGGGCGCGGCGGACGAGCGGCTCGTGCCGGTGGCCCGCGGGGCGGGCGTCGCGCTGCTGGTCCGCGCCGAGGGCACCGACTGGGCGGAGACCGCGGCGCTGCTGCGCTCGGCGCTGTCGTACGCCGGCGTCGGCCGCGACGCCGGGGAGCCGCCGCACGGCCCGCAGGCCGCGTCCTCGCTGGCGGTGCTGGCGGCGCGCGTCGCGGCATACGTGAAGGGCTCGATCACCGTCGAGGACACCCGGTTGCGGGTCCTCGCCCACTCGGCGACCGGGGACGGCGCGGACGCCCTGCGCCGCACGGTGATCCTCGGCGGGCGGGTGCCGGACTGGCGGGTGGCCGAGCTGCGCCGCAGCGGCCTGCTGCGTGCCCTGTGGACCTCGCCCGACGTCATCCACCGGCCCGCCGACGGTGACAGTCCCGAACGGCTGGTGGTCGCCGTGCGCAGCGGCCGGGAGGTGCTCGGGTCGATCTGGGCGGCCGCGGACGGGGGAGCCCTGGCCCCGGACGCCGCCCGCCATCTGCGCACGGCCGCCGCCCTCGCCGCTCCCCTGCTGGTGCGCGAGCGGCTGCGGGAGAGCGGCACGGCACACCGCCGGGAGACCGCGCTGCGCGGTCTGCTGCACGGCCTCGGGGACCGCCGTACGCACGCCTGGTCGCTGGGGCTGTCCCCGGACGCGCCCTGCGCGGTGGTGGTGGCCGAACGGCGGTCCGCCGGACCGGCCGACGACCGGTCCCTGGACCTGCTGGTCCTGGAGATGTCGGCGCACCGCCCCGGCACCGGTGTCCTGCGCGAGGGCGACCGGCTGGCGCTGCTGCTCACCGGGGAGGGCACCGCGGGGGACCATGAGCGGACCGTACGGTCCGTGGCGCGAGACCTGGACGCGGCCCTGTCCTCGCTGCCGGACGCGGGAGCGGTGTGGCTGGGCGTCGGCCCGGTCGTGCCGCCGGAGCGGGCCGCCGCCTCGCACGAGCGGGCCGTGCTGGTCGTGCGGGCGCTGCGGGAGCGGGAGGCGCGGGCGCTGGCGGCGGGGCGGCCCCGGCCGGCCCGGTTCTCGGACGCGGCCGGGGTCGGCGCGTCGCTGGAGGTGCTGCGGGTCCTGGACGCGGCCCGACCGGTGTGGGAGTCGGGCGAGGGGCCGGTGCCCGAGCTGGTCCGCTCGGACCTGGCCTCGGGCGGGGAGCTGCTGCGGACGCTGGCGGTGTGGTTCGAGGCGGGGCACGACGTCCGGGAGGCGGCCCGTCGGCTCCTCGTGCATCCCAACACCCTGCGCTACCGGCTGGGCCGGGTCGGGG
- the tgmA gene encoding putative ATP-grasp-modified RiPP: MQPFALNYARPAAELEFATPYAYDPGLQLNVLLDGRVAARDHALLRELGTTTSTAGSKTHFDD; encoded by the coding sequence ATGCAACCGTTCGCGCTCAACTACGCACGCCCTGCGGCGGAGTTGGAGTTCGCAACTCCGTACGCCTATGACCCCGGACTGCAGTTGAACGTACTCCTCGACGGCCGTGTCGCCGCTCGTGACCACGCCCTGCTCAGAGAACTGGGGACCACCACCTCCACCGCGGGTTCCAAGACCCACTTCGACGACTGA